CGCCGCCGATGCTCCCACTATCTTTAAGGGAAATACGGCGACCTCAAAGCCCGAATAAGGCAATGCGCCCAAATTAACCAGCTGCTCCATATGCCAATATTCCTTTTCTTGGCCCACTAAATGCGCTTCCCAAAAAACAGTTGCATCATTGGCCGCTTTCGCCTGCCGAATCTGCTCGGGCAAGGGCGTATCCCAACCCCAAGCATCGATCCCCATCACTTTTACACCTCGATCAATTAAATAGGCCGTGGCCTTTGCACTCATGCCCGTCCCCCGCTTATGAAAATCAGGCTGCCCATTATAACGATCCGCTCCTGTCCGAATCAAGACGATCATTCCCGCTTCTACGGCCAAGTTTTCTCGCTCCAAAAAAGCAGTGATATCCTCCTCTGTAATGGGGTCAAAACCGGCCTTATGCGACATATCGATCAGCAAGCCTGGCCCCATACAATCCTCCAAATCAATTTCATCTATGGTTTTGGCCCGCTGCCCCCCCGTAGTCGGCGAGTAGTGCCAGGGCGCATCGATATGCGTCACCGCATGCACCCCCATACTAATATAATCATCGGCCCAACCCTCAAAGTTTTTTGGAAATAATCGAAACGGTAAGCCCAATAATCGGATCAACCATCGCGCCCGCCGATGCGGCTTATGCTTAATTTTTACTCGCATAAACCAAGGGTCTCGCTTGTTTTCTCGTATCGCCTTAGATAAGTCTACTATTTTTCGCTTTCTCATTTTTTCCGCTTTTAATTACTCCCATAGTTAGAAAAAAAATCAAGCTTTTCTAAACCTTCTTCTTTTTTTCTTTTTGGGGCCTGCCGCCTGCGGCGGCCGGGCTGTGTCAGGGCTCGCAGGTCTGCTCGGCCCTTCGCAAAATTCGCTAGGCTCATTTTGCTCGGTCTGCGGCTTCGCCGCCCCCTTTTCCATCCCTAGGCCGACGGGCCTTCGGCCCTGTAGGTTGAAACCTACAGCAACAAAAGCGGCCATACCAAACGCAATAAAAATGAGCCGATGGTTGAAACCATCGGCCCATAATGTCTTCTAATACAAGGAAAGTTGTTTATTTATGGAGGGTTAAAACCCTCCATTTTATATTAAAATGTATTCGTTAATTGGCTGTAGGTTTTAACCTACAGCTTTAGCCCACCTGTTTACCCAGTCTACAAGCATGGGCTGAAGCCCATGGCCCCAAAACCGCCGAAGAAAACAGCCCAAAGAAAAAAAGACCGTTGAGCGGCCCAGCGCTGCGGAGCGGGTGGCCGTAGGCCAGACCGAAGCCGCCAAAGGCGGCTGAAGGGCCGAACAGACCTGTGAGCCCCGCAGCATAGCGGCGGCCAGCAAAGCTGGCCGCGGGCCCCAAATCTCCTATAAAATCAATCTGACAAGATCTTTTCAAAGACAATCAAAGCATAAGCATTATCCTCTTTATCTCTTGCCTCTTCGATCAAAAAATACCATTTTTTCTTCTCCTTAAGAAAAGACGATATTTCTCCTATCAGAACTAACTGCTCCTCGTAAAAATCATCCATATCATCAACATAGATTAGGTGCTCTCTCAATGTCGCATCTCTTTGATAGAGTCGAATTCTTTTAATTAAAGACTCAACTACATTAGATTTTTCCACCTCAGTGAAGCCATTCCATAAACTATCGACCCTTTGAAGAGAACATCTAAATAAGTCCATATTTTTTTGATCAAAATTTGAACATAAATAACGTGGGTTATCAGTAGTACAATTAGCATTAGAACAGCTCCCTAAAATGCTAAAAAAAACAATGTATATAAAGTTAATCCTCTTCATTAAAATCTTTTGAACCAAGGGGCTAACTCCATTTAGGAACAGCTACCTCATTTTTCTACAACCTATACTTTATGTAATATTTTGTAAAAGCTATAAGCAAACCAACAACAAATACCGCTAATATCTTTTTATTTTTCACTATTTCCAAAAATGAGTTATGATATAGAAATAAAGAATCTAAAACAAAAATCATAAAAATATTAGAAAGCACTATAGCTATCCTTATTCCAAGGTCATCAAAAAACAGAAGAAAAACTAAATTACCTAATATATAGTATACCGTATAAAAAAAAGTTTGCAGCATAGCCTCAGGCAAATTATACACCCAATAGTAAAGCAAAAGGCATATAATCCAATATACTAAATAAGATATCAATAAAATCATAGCTCTACTTATTTGTCTTTTTGCTATTTGGGGCTGTTAGCTTAACTAATATTCTTACACTAAAATTAGGACCAAAACACTAATACCTTGGCCCTTCCAACACCCCTTCTAACTCCATCCTCTCAATAAAATTTTCTTCTCCAATTCCATATTCTTCAATGATCTGCTCCCAATTTCCATAGCGAAAATGTTTTTCATATCTCGATCCATAAGCGGCAAACAACAGCTTCCCCTCTAGGCTAAATACCAGCTTCATCTCTGTACAAGAGTTACAAGGACTAACCCCATCTAAAAAAAACATACAGCCATGTCTGCCTGCTAAAACACCTACCTCATCAATTACATTCTCCAGAATGACTTTCTTAGTTCGGCTCAATTTTCTTTCTGTAGATAAGGCCGGACTCCAATGCGTTTGCAACAACTTCCCCCCTTTCCTAAACTCTATTTTCTGAGACCAAATAGCCGGAATAAATATAGGTTCTTTATCTACTGCCGAATCAAAAAGATGCACTGTTTTTACAGTCATTGCATAGTCATCCCAAGATAATGTTTGCGACAAACAAACAGAGTCTTTCATTTCCTTACGCTCTAAATACCCCTTTTTTAGCCCATTTTCTTTCCCCTCTGAGCGATCAGTTTTTTGCTCTAACTGACAAGCTACAGAGCAGATTAAAATCACTAATAAACAATATACTTTCATTGCATTCTTCCATTTTACCCCCCTTTACTCTTCTACATTAAATTTATAAGCTATATCAGCACGAAAAAAAGTATCCGGAAAATGATCCAGTTTCACTTGCGCTGCATTATAGGCGGCCTTCCATTCCGGATAATAATAATGTACAGCTATGCTATCCGCAGCATAAAGTTCTAAGCGAGCAAATGGCTCCCCTTTTTTTGGAACAGGACGAGCCCAAGCTTTCCAATGCATCATATCCCATTTGCAATCTGGTCTATCAGCCCAATATATAACTGCTGCCCCATTTTCATAACTAATCGGAAATTCAAAATAACACTGCATATTATACATATATAATATGTTTCGTTCCGTAAATTTCAAAGTGATGCCATTTGAGCTCCCCCAAACACTATCCTCCTGCACCACAAAAGGTAGTTGGTAGTTTTCTCCCAGCACTAAGCTATCCGGAAAAAACTGAGGATATTTTCGAGGCAAAAGGCTATCCCTATAAGTAGCCAAAAAGTGATCTTCGCCTGCATTCAGCTTATAAATCGCAAAAAGAGAATCGGCTTGCACAGCAGCATAAAATGGCAGTTCTTTTAGACAGTCCTCACTAATTAGTTCATAGTAAGAACTATATTTACGTATAACCTGCATTTCTTTAGGCCAATACACCAATAACTGCTTTTCCTGCCGTTCATAAGAAAAAGGATAAACACAATCCTTACTGAAAAAATAGTACAACTCCTCTCCTTTCAGCTTAAACTTAATGTCCTTTGCCCTAGCCGTTTTTTGAAGCCAAACTTCTGCTTCTTTTTCTTCCTCTACTGTAATTTTCTGCTCTTCTACTGCAGCCAAAGGCCGTTTTTCTTCTACTATTGGTGCTTGTACCGCTGGTTGGCAAGACAATAAGCCCAAGCTCAAAACAACTAAGGATAATAACTTTTTCATTTTCAGGTTTTTATTTTAGGATTTATGTTTTTTTTGGGGCCTGCCGCCTTTGGCGGCCGGGCCCTTTCAGGGCTCGCAGGTCTGCTCGGCCCTGCGCCAGCAAGCTGGCTAGGTCTGCCGCTGCGCGGCCCCCTTGCAGGCCCCTAGGCCGACGGGCCTTCGGCCAACCCTAGGGCCAAGGCCCTAGGCTATTGAAAAAATTGTCATCCCCTCATTCGAGGGGATTTTTCTTTGCGGTTGTGGTTGGGGAGTTGTTGTTTTTCTTGGAGCTAATTTTTTTCCATTTTCCAGCAAAGAAGGGCTTTAGCCCACCTGTTTACCCAGTCTACAAGCATGGGCTTCAGCCCATGACCCCAAAACCGCCGAAGAAAACCGCCCAAAGAAAAAAGACTGTTGAGCGGCCTAGCGATGTGCAGGGGTGGCCGAAGGCCAGACCCAGCGGGCGCAGCCCGCGCAGGGCCGAGCGAGCAGCGAGCCCCGAAACGTAGCGCCCGCCAAAGGCGGGAGGCCCCAAGAACTTACCTTTCCATAAGGAGCGAATCGACATTTAGGTCCAAAATTGAAGCTAAATCTTCCACCAAAAAGAAATCTTCATCATTATATTTTCTAGATATAAAATGATAACCTCCCTCCCTGTTAATCTCCAATAGCCAGTTTGCATTATCATCACGCATATATGGGTTATAATGATCTAATATTGTCTTATCAAAAAAACTATTGGCCAAAAGTTCTTTCTTCCAGGCCGATATTTGATTTGCATGTAGCTCATATTTTGTCGCTAATTCTGCCAAGGTCAATTGCTCTTTTAGTGCTTCTAAGGCCACTTTTGCCTTAAATTTAGAACTGAAATTACGACGCTTCTTTCTCATCTCTTTTGTAATTTAGTGCTTCATTATACGACTTTTTTCTTTCGTTTTTCCACCTTAAACTACTGTCCTAATTTTGGGGGTAAGGGCACCCACGGTCATTTTCAAGCAGCTCCTCTTTTGAATAAAGACAAGTATATAATATTTCAAATTCGCTATCCCTGACATCTGAAATATTCATAGTCTCCGAAAAGTCAAGTTTCTCCACTACAACTCCTGTACTTCTAACACAAGAAAAATTCAACATTAGCAATAACAGCATCAATCTATTCATCATTTCTCAAGATTTTAGATTCCCTAGTCTACAACAGTAGATTTTACTACTCCACAAAATCATCTGTCGCTCTGCGGGGCTGCTCTAGGTAATCAATTAACCAAGGCTTTGCCCGACCAGCAGCAATCAAATAATCATGATCATTCTGAGTAAGGAGATAATCTATTTTTCTAGAGGTGATATAAAATACAAAATTAAAGGACTCCCCTATCACATTTACTAGATCTTCCATCCGCTGAAACTCAAATCCCCTTTTTTCTCTACGATACTCAAATATAAGAATACATGGTTCTTGAGTTGGAAAATCAGTCATCCACATCCAACTGTCTTCATCTCTAATACTAAAACACTCTCCCCTGATCATATTTTCCCACAAAGAGAATTCGTACTCCTTTAAGGTAGTAAACCGATCTAGTACTTGGCTTAAGATAGGGGCTAGTTCTTCTTCAGACAGAACCTTATAGTCCGTTATAGACAAACGTTTTATTGCATCCAAAACATCCTTAAAATAAATATATTTATACATTTGTATTAGTTTAACATTACTCTTTTTTATTTGTTCTTCCTATTGAGGGTTTAGATTTTTTGGGGCCTGCCGCCTTCGGCGGCCGGGCTGTGTCAGGGCTCGCAGGTCTGCTCGGCCCTGCGCCAGCAAGCTGGCTCGGTCTGCCGCTGCGCGGCCCCCTTTTCCATCCCTAGGCCTGCGGCGGCTTCGCCGCCTGTAGGATGGATATATATACCTGTAGGTTGAAACCTACAGCAACAAAAGAAGCCATACTAAACGCAATAAAATGAGCCGATGGTTGAAACCATCGGCCCGTATCATTGATAGCAAACAAGGGCTTTAGCCCATGGCCAAAATAAAAAAGCCTAGCAATGTGCAAGAGAGGGCCTGAACTAATACAAATAAACGCTTACTTACCAAAGATTTTCAATGTCTCAAATTTACCCTCTTTCCAAGAGGTTACAATAATTGCTCGTTCTAAACTTGAATACTCTGGATGATTCATTATCACATCTTCCTCACATTCTAATTTAAGAGTTGGTTTAATATCAACACCTTCTTCTATTCTTAATTTAAAACCTTCTTCTTTTCCGTAATAATTAGCATAAACTGCTTTTCGCATCTTTGTAAACCTAAGGACTACCGAATAAAAACTATAGCCTTTATTCATAATTTCAGATATATAAATCTGCTCGTCTGCAGGTATTGTTTTGATATGCAATAAAACAGAGTCTAGAAGCACTCTTCTTAACTTTTCTTCCTTTACTTGGAAAAGAAAATCTCGGAGAATATACTTTTTTATTTCACAGTCAGCTTCTATATCTTTAACATTGACTGAGTACCATTTCTCTATATCAATTTCAAAAGTTTTACTCTTTTCTTGTCTATTTGTTTGACAACTCTGAATTAAACATAATACAAATAGACCAACTATTAAGTTACGCATATATTATTTTTTTGTCCTTCGGCAGGCGCTACGACCTAAATAAAAAAGTTTTATCGCTCATGCTGTTGGTAACGTTTAAACTGTCTAAAAAACTGCTCATTTTTTTCCTTTATTTTTTCCTCTACAAAAGCATCTCTCCAATGAAGATTTGTGTTGTAAAGGGGGCCTTTATTTTCTTTATGCATAGTAGAGTAGCCTTTTTCAAGAAGTTCTTTATACCAATTCAAGTAAATTTCTCTTAGCTTGTTAACATTTTCCTGATTAAGCTGGCAGTTGAGTTCTCCTATAGGTTTTTCGCAATATTTATACTCCTTCTTTTTGCCCCCCTCTCCACAAGTAAAAAATAGCCATTCTGAAACTGCTCCATATTCTGAACCAACTTCATACAACTCCATATAATTTACTTTTTCCATAGATTTCCAGAACACTCTATCGACCAGATAAAAGTAAACAACTTTATTAAGAGGCTTATTTCTATATAATTCAAAACTAACTCCTTGACATTCAAAGTCTGTTTTTATTGAATCATTAAGAATTATATCCCACTTAGATGTAAAATAGGCCGCAGAATCTTCCTCCATAGCTTGAATAAGGGCTCCTATGAGCTCTACTCTTTCATTCTCAGTCAAATGAGTACTCAAAGAATCTATATTTATCTCTTTATTCAGCGCCCTTCTAACAATAGGATCTTTTGATTGACCTCTCACCACAAAAGACACCAACATAACTGCACACAGAAAAATAAGTCTTTGTCTATAATTTGTCATTTTCCATAAAATTTACTTCCCCTATTTAGGCTGAGGGTGTAGTTGTCGTTCCAAAATTCATACTCAGCCTAAAAGATGTTTATTAGGCCGAAGGCCAGACTAAAACCGCCGAAGAAAACAGCCCAAAGAAAAAAAGACCGTTGTGCGGCCCAGCGCTGCGGAGGGGTGGCCGTAGGCCAGACCAAAGCCGCCAAAGGCGGCTGAAGGGCCGAACAGACCTGTGAGCCCCGCAGCATAGCGGCGGCCAGCATAGCTGGCCGCGGGCCCCAAATCCCCTAATTAAAAACATGCAGAAAGCACCTCATGCCGAATCGTTAGGCCCGGATGATAAATGGCCTGAACCGCCTCGCTTTGCAAAGAAATGGCCTTGGGCAAATAAAGCAACTCTAGCTGCTTGAGCTGAGCCAAAGCCCCAATTTCCTTTAATTCGGTACACTGACTGAGGTCCAAAAGACGAAGCTGAGGCATGGGCGGCAACTGCTGAAGACTGGCCAAATTGGGCGCCCTCAAATAAAATTTGGCTAAGTTCGGCGGCGCAACAAAAGCCCCCTTAGTAGGC
This genomic interval from Saprospira grandis contains the following:
- a CDS encoding cyclase family protein; this translates as MRKRKIVDLSKAIRENKRDPWFMRVKIKHKPHRRARWLIRLLGLPFRLFPKNFEGWADDYISMGVHAVTHIDAPWHYSPTTGGQRAKTIDEIDLEDCMGPGLLIDMSHKAGFDPITEEDITAFLERENLAVEAGMIVLIRTGADRYNGQPDFHKRGTGMSAKATAYLIDRGVKVMGIDAWGWDTPLPEQIRQAKAANDATVFWEAHLVGQEKEYWHMEQLVNLGALPYSGFEVAVFPLKIVGASAAPARVLAFLEE